ATATAAACAAGCGGAGGGTAGCCGGCAAAACAACATTGGTGGTGAGTGTAGGTAAAAGTGATATGGGCATAGCCGCCTGAATAACCTGCGGTATAATTTTCCATCCCAAGGTAAGTACCTATCTGTGCGCTATCGCCAAAAAGAGTTTGGGGCTTTTCGTCCAAAGTATAGGGGTAGGTAATTTCCGCTCTGGCTTGCAGAGGTAAAAGTATAGGCAAAAGAAAGAGTAAAGCGAGAATGATAAAAAAATAATTTTGGAAATATTTTTTAGAATAGAACATAAAGAATCACAATTTCAAATACCTGCGGACTGCAAGGAGGCTCGATGCCGCGCCAATCGCAATGCCAGAGAGGAGAATGATGAAAGTAATTTGGAAAATATTACTTAAATAGTAGCTAAAAATATTGAGGCCGATGAAAAAATTTTCAGTAACTCCACCAAGCCAATAAGTAATCGGCAGGAACATAATAAGGGTAAGAATAGAAGCGACTAGTCCATACATGATACCAGTGATGACGAATGGGCCGCGGATATAATTTTTGGAAGCGCCGACAAGCTGCATCACCCCTATTTCTTCACGCGATACATAAATAGCGAGGCGAATGGTATTCAAAGTGATAACTATTGATATGACCACTAGAAGGAGCATCACGACTGAGCTCAAAGTTTTCGATGAATCGATGATTTTGGTCAAGCGATCAATAGCTGTTTTGTTTTGAAGATAATTTACTTTATCAATAATAGATTCGCCATCGCGAGAAAGGATATTGTCCTGACCTAAAAAGTCGGCGATACCTTGATACTGGGAAGGCTCTTTAGCCTTTATATTGAGAGCGGCCCCAAGGGGGTTGTCGCCTAGCTCCTCGAGAGCCTGCAGAGTAATCTGGTCGTTCTCGTGTCGAAGTTTGAAATTAGCCAAGGCTTGTTCACGAGAAATGTACTCAATATTCGCCACTTCAGGCAAAGATTCGAGCCTTTTTTGTAAATCAAGAATGTCCTGCTCACTGCTACTCGTCAGAAAATACACATTGACATCTACCTTATTGCGAAGCTCTTCTAGAGTGGTGTTGAATATAGCACCCATAAAGATAACTGAAGCGATGGTCGACAAAGTAATTATCATGACCAAAACTGAAGCCAAGGAAACATAGCCGCTTCGGAAAAAGTTTACAAACCCCGCCTTCATCACTCGCCTTAATTTTGTTTTAAATTCTGTTTTTGCTTCCATTACAATATATATTTCCCGCTCGGATCATCGCGCACTACCCTTCCCTCCTGCATGGTAATAACACGCCTGCCGATCGAATCGATCACTCCTTTGTTGTGAGTCGTGAGGACTACCGTAGTACCTAAATCGTTAATCTTTTTCAAAATTTGGACGATATCGTAGGTATTCATCGGGTCCAAATTGCCTGTCGGCTCATCGGCAATAATTATATCAGGTTGATTGACGATAGCTCTAGCAATAGCCACTCGCTGTTTTTCCCCACCAGAAAGCTCATGCGGAAAATTCCAAGCCTTGTGAGGTAGGTCGACCAGCTCAAGCACATGAGGTACATCGGCTTCGATTTCACCTTCCTCTCGACCGGCAGCTTCCATAGCAAAAGCAATATTTTCGAAAACATTTTTATTCGGTAACAAACGGAAATCTTGAAAAACGACGCCGATTTTGCGCCGAAGTTGATTCAAATCTTCCCCAGAAAGAGAATGGATATCAGAATCGCGCAGGTAAACCTTGCCGCTTGTCGGCTTTTCTTCCGCTAGAATAAGTTTGATGAGGGTAGTTTTACCTGAGCCAGAAGGACCGACGATAGAC
This region of Candidatus Paceibacterota bacterium genomic DNA includes:
- a CDS encoding permease-like cell division protein FtsX, which gives rise to MEAKTEFKTKLRRVMKAGFVNFFRSGYVSLASVLVMIITLSTIASVIFMGAIFNTTLEELRNKVDVNVYFLTSSSEQDILDLQKRLESLPEVANIEYISREQALANFKLRHENDQITLQALEELGDNPLGAALNIKAKEPSQYQGIADFLGQDNILSRDGESIIDKVNYLQNKTAIDRLTKIIDSSKTLSSVVMLLLVVISIVITLNTIRLAIYVSREEIGVMQLVGASKNYIRGPFVITGIMYGLVASILTLIMFLPITYWLGGVTENFFIGLNIFSYYLSNIFQITFIILLSGIAIGAASSLLAVRRYLKL
- the ftsE gene encoding cell division ATP-binding protein FtsE, with the translated sequence MISFNNVSKKYTDNSVALEGVSFDVSPNEFVSIVGPSGSGKTTLIKLILAEEKPTSGKVYLRDSDIHSLSGEDLNQLRRKIGVVFQDFRLLPNKNVFENIAFAMEAAGREEGEIEADVPHVLELVDLPHKAWNFPHELSGGEKQRVAIARAIVNQPDIIIADEPTGNLDPMNTYDIVQILKKINDLGTTVVLTTHNKGVIDSIGRRVITMQEGRVVRDDPSGKYIL